From Candidatus Doudnabacteria bacterium, a single genomic window includes:
- a CDS encoding fibronectin type III domain-containing protein gives MKRMLLWCVFVLVARVASAQTPPVPGSVGCIWEAWNNVASGAITDPQQLADNPWLLGNPNPNLVQNTVNFAALLNVSGIYVPLVARMRCQYTAPETGQYKFWMASNGKGKLYYSTADQNFAGKSPIAQMTNAVAPSVNQWLRYCEQSSNPVTICNGITPQQINFTAGQTVYFELVYMDTVAEAGTNLNHASAKIQLPDGTQQGPMLGSTLSVPPALPPSFTLTNNGISTNGSPAATSTISANLQFGTTQPVTFSVQSGLPVGMTSAFANPVCSPTCASVLTLTTGITTPAGTYTIVVAATVQWVVQTTSFQITVVPPIPPTPTITANPTAIRLGESTTVMENPGNNSTTCTLSASPANANWSGPALVSAITTASIAPRVTTTFSVTCTNLAGTTPADVTVQVTPPTLAWDPVTKKTDGSDAIVLGYNVYWGTTPDTLAKGATVTGTQLPLIGFTANVTYYFAVTAFDATSESAFSAELPSII, from the coding sequence ATGAAGAGAATGCTGCTCTGGTGCGTTTTTGTATTGGTCGCACGTGTGGCGAGCGCACAAACGCCGCCGGTTCCGGGGTCTGTAGGGTGCATCTGGGAAGCCTGGAACAATGTGGCCTCAGGTGCCATAACCGATCCTCAGCAACTCGCGGACAATCCGTGGCTTTTGGGGAATCCCAATCCCAACCTTGTCCAGAATACTGTCAACTTCGCGGCCCTGCTGAATGTCAGCGGCATTTACGTGCCGTTGGTGGCGCGCATGCGCTGCCAGTACACAGCGCCAGAGACTGGTCAATATAAATTCTGGATGGCGTCGAACGGGAAAGGCAAGCTCTACTATTCGACAGCTGACCAGAATTTCGCGGGTAAAAGCCCGATCGCGCAGATGACAAATGCGGTGGCGCCGAGCGTGAACCAGTGGCTGCGGTACTGCGAGCAGTCAAGCAACCCGGTCACGATCTGCAACGGGATCACTCCGCAGCAGATAAATTTCACCGCCGGCCAGACCGTGTACTTTGAACTCGTGTACATGGACACGGTGGCGGAAGCAGGCACGAACCTCAATCACGCATCCGCTAAGATCCAGCTGCCTGACGGCACGCAGCAAGGCCCCATGCTTGGCTCCACTCTTTCTGTGCCGCCAGCTCTGCCCCCGTCATTCACGCTCACCAACAACGGCATCAGCACAAACGGCAGTCCGGCCGCGACCAGTACGATCTCGGCGAATTTGCAGTTTGGGACGACACAGCCCGTGACGTTTTCCGTCCAGTCAGGGTTGCCGGTCGGCATGACATCAGCGTTTGCCAACCCCGTCTGCAGCCCGACATGCGCTTCGGTCTTAACCCTGACAACCGGGATCACAACACCCGCAGGCACGTATACCATTGTGGTTGCTGCGACAGTGCAGTGGGTGGTACAGACCACATCATTTCAGATCACAGTGGTGCCCCCGATCCCACCGACTCCGACCATCACAGCCAATCCGACGGCGATACGTTTGGGTGAATCAACGACAGTGATGGAAAACCCGGGGAATAACTCCACCACATGCACGCTATCGGCCAGTCCGGCCAATGCCAACTGGAGCGGGCCGGCGCTTGTCAGCGCCATTACGACCGCGAGCATTGCGCCGAGGGTCACGACCACGTTCAGCGTGACCTGCACGAATCTAGCCGGGACGACGCCGGCGGATGTCACGGTCCAGGTCACTCCACCGACACTGGCGTGGGATCCGGTGACAAAGAAGACCGATGGCTCGGATGCCATAGTGCTCGGATACAATGTGTACTGGGGCACAACCCCCGATACATTAGCCAAAGGCGCGACAGTTACAGGCACGCAGCTTCCTCTGATCGGGTTTACGGCAAACGTGACGTATTACTTTGCAGTGACGGCATTTGATGCCACATCAGAAAGCGCATTCTCAGCAGAATTGCCGAGCATTATCTAA